In Aspergillus oryzae RIB40 DNA, chromosome 6, one genomic interval encodes:
- the dhh1 gene encoding DExD/H-box ATP-dependent RNA helicase DHH1 (ATP-dependent RNA helicase), with translation MAEALASQLNNTTLGEASSDTRWKDQLKAPAKDARPQTEDVTATKGLEFEDFYIKRELMMGIFEAGFEKPSPIQEETIPVALTGRDILARAKNGTGKTAAFVIPTLERINPKSTKTQALILVPTRELALQTSHVCKTLGKHLGINVMVTTGGTGLMDDIIRLNDAVHILVGTPGRVLDLASKGVADLSECPTFVMDEADKLLSPEFTPVIEQLLSFHPKDRQVMLFSATFPLIVKSFKDKHMRNPYEINLMDELTLRGITQYYAFVEEKQKVHCLNTLFSKLQINQSIIFCNSTNRVELLAKKITELGYSCFYSHARMLQQHRNRVFHDFRNGVCRNLVCSDLLTRGIDIQAVNVVINFDFPKNAETYLHRIGRSGRFGHLGLAINLINWDDRFNLYKIEQELGTEIQPIPQNIDKKLYVYESPETIPRPIANASQAQLATSGNQTQNMGERRHNNHSNGGHYQFGRGRGSYRGGRSQGQRRNMQNEMNKFGTSQNQQQSGKSQPAQVSPN, from the exons ATGGCCGAAGCTCTTGCCTCACAACTTAACAACACAACACTAGG GGAAGCAAGCTCAGACACAAGGTGGAAGGACCAACTAAAAGCCCCTGCAAAAGATGCACGGCCACAGACCGAG GACGTGACAGCCACTAAAGGCCTTGAGTTTGAAGATTTCTATATTAAACGCGAACTTATGATGGGCATCTTCGAAGCTGGTTTCGAGAAGCCCTCCCCTatccaagaagaaacaaTACCAGTTGCTCTTACTGGCAGGGATATTCTGGCCCGAGCAAAGAATGGTACCGGAAAGACAGCGGCCTTCGTCATCCCCACATTAGAACGCATAAATCCTAAAAGCACCAAAACGCAAGCACTCATCCTTGTTCCAACCAGAGAGCTTGCGCTCCAAACATCTCATGTTTGTAAAACTCTCGGGAAACATCTGGGGATCAACGTAATGGTCACCACTGGAGGAACTGGGTTGATGGATGACATTATCAGGTTGAACGACGCCGTCCATATCCTTGTCGGAACTCCAGGCCGTGTTCTAGATCTGGCTAGTAAGGGCGTTGCTGACCTTTCTGAATGTCCAACATTCGTCATGGATGAAGCCGACAAATTACTGTCTCCTGAATTTACTCCTGTAATTGAGCAGCTATTGTCATTTCATCCCAAAGACCGTCAGGTCATGCTCTTCAGTGCGACTTTTCCATTGATAGTGAAGTCATTCAAG GATAAGCACATGCGCAATCCTTACGAGATCAACCTTATGGACGAACTCACCCTCCGAGGAATCACTCAGTATTATGCTTTtgtggaagaaaagcaaaaagtCCATTGCCTTAACACTCTTTTTTCCAAACTTCAaattaatcaatcaatcatcttctGCAATTCAACAAATCGCGTTGAGCTTCTCGCAAAGAAGATCACAGAATTAGGCTATTCGTGCTTTTACTCACATGCAAGGATGCTACAACAACATCGGAATCGAGTCTTCCATGATTTCCGGAACGGTGTATGCCGCAACCTTGTTTGCTCTGATTTGCTAACTCGAGGTATCGATATTCAAGCGGTGAATGTCGTGATCAACTTTGACTTTCCCAAGAACGCTGAAACCTACCTCCACCGAATAGGCCGATCTGGTCGTTTTGGTCATCTGGGTCTAGCAATCAATCTTATCAACTGGGATGATCGTTTCAATCTATATAAGATTGAGCAAGAGTTGGGAACCGAAATACAACCTATCCCTCAAAATATCGACAAGAAGTTATACGTATATGAATCGCCGGAAACCATTCCACGCCCAATCGCGAATGCATCACAAGCACAGCTTGCAACGAGTGGGAATCAAACCCAGAACATGGGAGAACGCCGCCACAACAACCACTCGAATGGCGGACATTATCAATTCGGTCGAGGTCGAGGTTCATATCGTGGAGGACGAAGCCAAGGTCAGCGCCGCAATATGCAGAATGAGATGAATAAATTCGGTACTTCCCAAAACCAACAGCAGAGTGGCAAGAGTCAGCCTGCGCAGGTGTCGCCAAATTGA
- a CDS encoding putative mitochondrial tricarboxylate transporter (Ctp) (mitochondrial tricarboxylate/dicarboxylate carrier proteins) has protein sequence MITVTTSNTNTRNQPSSLRSIIAGSTAGAIEIAITYPAECMVYALGCFKSAYSTCPVAKTRSQLNRKLPDGKKLPWPPFGKQWYAGCTTLIIGNSLKAGIRFVAFDRFKSLLQDENGKISGPRTVIAGFGAGFTESLLAVTPFESIKTQLIDDRKSANPRMRGFLHGSKLIFQERGIRGFFQGFVPTTARQAANSATRFSSYTMLKQLAESYVAPGEKLGTASTFAIGGMAGFITVYVTQPLDTVKTRMQSLEASKNYKNSFVCASRIFKDEGLFTFWSGAVPRLARLILSGGIVFTMYEKTMDALDSLDSKRQYI, from the exons ATGATAACGGTGACCACATCT AATACTAATACGCGTAACCAGCCCAGCAGTTTGCGGTCTATCATCGCGGGCTCGACTGCAGGTGCCATTGAAATCG CAATCACTTATCCGGCTGAATGTATGGTCTATGCCCTTGGCTGCTTCAAGTCAGCTTACTCAACGTGTCCAGTTGCAAAAACTCGGTCGCAACTCAATCGCAAATTACCGGACGGGAAAAAGCTGCCATGGCCTCCGTTTGGAAAGCAGTGGTACGCCGGCTGCACGACTTTAATTATAGGAAATTCGCTCAAGGCAGGCATCC GGTTCGTCGCTTTCGACAGGTTCAAGTCACTTCttcaggatgagaatggcaagaTCTCGGGTCCAAGAACGGTAATTGCTGGCTTTGGGGCTGGCTTCACTGAATCTCTTTTAGCAGTGACACCATTCGAAAGCATTAAAACCCAATT GATTGACGATCGCAAATCCGCTAACCCTCGTATGCGAGGATTCTTGCACGGTAGTAAACTGATATTCCAGGAGCGAGGTATTCGAGGTTTTTTCCAGGGTTTCGTTCCTACAACAGCAAGACAAGCCGCCAACTCCGCGACCAGATTCTCAAGCTATACTATGCTAAAGCAACTAGCTGAAAGCTATGTTGCACCTGGAGAGAAACTGGGAACCGCGAGCACCTTCGCCATCGGCGGTATGGCAGGCTTTATAACAGT ATATGTCACACAACCTCTTGATACTGTTAAAACCAG AATGCAATCGCTAGAAGCTTCTAAGAACTATAAGAACAGCTTTGTCTGTGCATCAAGGATATTCAAAGATGAGGGGTTATTTACATTCTGGTCCGGGGCCGTTCCGCGACTTGCCAGGTTAATCTTGAGCGGAGGCATAGTGTTCACAAT GTACGAGAAGACGATGGACGCTCTCGATTCTCTAGATTCGAAGAGACAATATATCTGA
- a CDS encoding putative mitochondrial translation release factor (RF-1) (mitochondrial polypeptide chain release factor), whose product MQHPTLTSDPFFHLFHRFFITVSSSFDGRIAKRVGELAPIANVLDEWDRANESISELNALLFDPDTDLELKSLAIEDLETVKAALPTISENLKKALVPRHPFAALPCLLEIRPGAGGDEAGLFAFELLRMYTAFCSRRGFRSNVIKLEVGDGPAEDRLNEAVMEVEADGAYEILRTESGVHRVQRVPATETKGRTHTSAVSVMVLPSFPETGGAMDNALNFDDPNSDYYVDPQEVRSEKMRAGGAGGQHVNKTESAIRLTHMPTGIVVSMQDSRSQHANRKKAWQILRARLAEARQEAREQKFVELRRGVLGGVARMGRGDKIRTYNYGQSRCTDHRSSITIHNLNDVLDGGEGLETVMESVRSWLIDQEVAALVADELAKDKEASRP is encoded by the exons ATGCAGCATCCTACCTTGACCTCAGACCCATTCTTTCATCTATTTCATCGGTTTTTCAttacagtat CAAGTTCCTTTGATGGAAGAATAGCAAAGCGGGTCGGCGAGCTAGCACCGATTGCGAATGTCCTGGACGAATGGGACAGGGCCAATGAA TCTATATCAGAACTCAATGCCTTGCTTTTTGACCCGGACACAGATCTTGAGCTCAAATCCCTGGCCATAGAAGATTTGGAGACCGTCAAGGCTGCTTTGCCGACTATATCAGAGAACTTGAAAAAGGCCCTTGTCCCCCGTCACCCTTTTGCAGCGCTCCCTTGCCTTCTCGAGATACGGCCTGGCGCAGGTGGAGATGAGGCGGGACTTTTCGCCTTCGAACTCCTGAGGATGTATACTGCATTTTGCTCTCGCCGCGGTTTTCGGTCCAATGTTATTAAGCTAGAAGTGGGAGACGGCCCCGCGGAGGATCGGCTAAATGAAGCAGTAATGGAAGTTGAGGCAGATGGGGCTTATGAGATACTCAGAACCGAGTCGGGGGTACACCGGGTGCAGAGAGTTCCGGCAACGGAGACTAAGGGACGTACCCACACCAGTGCTGTGAGTGTGATGGTTCTTCCTAGCTTCCCCGAGACAGGAGGTGCCATGGATAACGCTCTCAATTTTGATGACCCAAACAGTGATTACTATGTTGATCCCCAGGAGGTTCGTAGCGAGAAGATGCGAGCTGGTGGTGCGGGGGGGCAGCACGTGAACAAGACAGAGTCAGCTATTCGCTTGACTCACATGCCCACAGGTATCGTTGTCTCCATGCAGGATTCCCGATCTCAACATGCAAACCGCAAAAAAGCCTGGCAGATATTACGCGCTAGATTAGCCGAGGCGAGGCAAGAAGCTCGCGAACAGAAATTCGTGGAACTCAGAAGAGGGGTGTTGGGGGGTGTTGCTCGTATGGGCCGTGGGGACAAAATTCGCACGTACAATTATGGCCAGAGTCGTTGCACAGACCACCGGAGTAGCATCACCATACATAATTTGAATGATGttttggatggtggtgaaggCCTCGAAACTGTCATGGAGAGTGTACGGTCCTGGCTAATTGACCAAGAAGTTGCAGCTCTGGTTGCTGACGAGCTAGCGAAAGACAAGGAAGCCTCACGCCCATAA
- a CDS encoding DnaJ and TPR domain protein (dsRNA-activated protein kinase inhibitor P58, contains TPR and DnaJ domains), which translates to MILLSLESLTVFLAVSSASYGLQPSQISSDTPLSSLIASAKTHLAGGSPRDALLYFDAAVSRDPTNYITVFQRGAAYLSLGKNSQASDDFDRVLQLKPDFESALLQRARLRANTADWEGALKDLEKAGKKSSLEYNEIQEARDAAALAQNAEKHGDWEACVNQANVAVLKASASLSLRQTRAHCRFERGDVEEGINDLAHVLHISPSLVGPHLQMSYMLFYSLGDQERGISQIRRCLHFDPDSKPCNALYRKEKKFLKQLRKLQDTMSSRKFSNAINLLVGVGDESGLLDDLKGEVREAKEAGHIHPAAPNNLYSSLVERTCEAYREAHMPKRASPYCSETLDMNPYSLPALLFQSQLALDEERFNDAINTLNTAKEHHPGSRDVQSLLQKAHVLLKRSKQRDYYKVLGVSRDADDRTIKRAYRQLTKQHHPDKAKSQGVTKEEAEKKMAAINEAYEILSDPELKARYDSGDDPNDPESHRGNPFQGNPFGPGGGQHFFFQQGGPQFKFSGQGFNFPGGFPFR; encoded by the exons ATgatcctcctttccctgGAGTCTCTTACGGTCTTCCTGGCCGTTTCATCCGCCAGCTATGGTCTTCAACCTTCACAAATATCTTCAGACACTCCTCTCTCGTCGTTGATCGCATCGGCGAAGACACATCTTGCTGGTGGCTCTCCCCGCGATGCGTTACTCTATTTCGACGCGGCTGTGTCAAGGGATCCTACGAACTACATCACTGTCTTCCAGCGGGGTGCGGCTTATTTGTCACTGGGTAAAAACTCGCAGGCATCAGATGATTTCGACCGAGTATTGCAGTTAAAACCAGATTTTGAGAGTGCCCTCCTGCAACGAGCTCGCCTTCGAGCTAACACTGCTGACTGGGAAGGCGCATTgaaggatctggaaaaggCCGGCAAGAAGTCATCCTTGGAATACAATGAGATTCAAGAGGCACGGGATGCTGCAGCTCTTGCGCAGAATGCTGAGAAACATGGCGATTGGGAGGCCTGCGTAAATCAAGCGAATGTGGCTGTACTTAAGGCGAGCGCCTCCCTAAGCCTTCGACAAACTCGTGCGCACTGCCGCTTCGAGAGAGgtgatgtggaagaaggaATAAATGACCTTGCCCATGTCCTACACATCTCCCCAAGTCTGGTGGGCCCGCACTTACAGATGTCCTACATGCTGTTCTATTCTCTAGGAGATCAAGAACGTGGCATTTCACAAATTCGGAGGTGTCTTCATTTTGACCCCGATTCAAAACCGTGCAACGCCCTATAtcggaaagagaagaaattcCTCAAACAGCTGCGGAAACTACAGGATACAATGTCTTCGCGGAAATTTAGCAATGCCATCAACTTGCTTGTAGGTGTAGGTGACGAAAGCGGACTTCTTGACGATCTGAAAGGTGAGGTGAGGGAAGCGAAGGAAGCAGGCCATATTCACCCGGCGGCCCCCAACAATCTCTATAGTTCACTGGTGGAGCGCACCTGCGAAGCTTACCGCGAG GCGCATATGCCCAAGCGAGCTTCTCCGTACTGCTCCGAAACCCTTGACATGAACCCTTATTCCCTGCCAGCGCTGCTCTTTCAGAGTCAATTGGCTCTTGATGAAGAGCGTTTTAATGACGCCATAAACACGCTGAATACAGCCAAAGAGCATCACCCCGGGTCCAGGGACGTCCAATCACTTTTACAGAAGGCACATGTCTTATTGAAGCGCTCAAAGCAGAGGGACTACTACAAAGTTTTAGGTGTCAGCCGAGATGCTGATGACCGGACAATCAAAAGAGCCTACCGTCAGCTTACTAAGCAACACCACCCTGATAAAGCTAAGTCCCAGGGTGTaacgaaagaggaagctGAAAAGAAGATGGCTGCTATCAATGAAGCTTATGAAATCCTTTCTGACCCCGAACTCAAGGCGCGTTACGACAGTGGTGATGACCCCAATGACCCGGAATCTCACAGGGGCAACCCGTTTCAAGGAAACCCATTTGGGCCAGGAGGCGGTCaacacttcttcttccagcaagGCGGACCTCAGTTCAAATTCTCGGGTCAAGGATTCAACTTCCCAGGGGGGTTCCCCTTTCGCTGA